In Apostichopus japonicus isolate 1M-3 chromosome 5, ASM3797524v1, whole genome shotgun sequence, a single window of DNA contains:
- the LOC139968180 gene encoding uncharacterized protein, with the protein MPLCGKKRHVVWPTDSIPAATTNIEDTNRNDKENTTDKIGYHRTPKRSVKQGLSKYNRTVKMVILALFPITALLICALLILTQASHSARVFGQVRSLIADNLDQVGDLVHRLQIERGTTVLYLSSNRDASVLQKLERTYRDSDETMDNVSNWRSLNISDKENLPFHYFESKDTFKQHIREYRNNVSIDVQNIRPPLEFYTEAVDKIIEWFWEDFSQYDNGNEWSNLVAYQLVILAKEQLGVELALGGKFFASGGFENSIDYLAYMNRSIRGDSFLEESGLFSEDVEVFCITSIFQSELYPQITNLRLEIANSNHTIIDPNVDKGSAWFEVMTQYIDLLLQIQYLLTDIINRRLAVEISFREREVVFASLLLIASVIVAPIILQRIVYQTRQIEDIATTLNHQTVQLNEEKTRADKLLYQMLPVEVAETLKTSWNVAAEAFEQATIFFSDVVNFTNLCAECTPMQVVIMLNTLYQTLDAKIEIYDVYKIETIGDAYVVVSGVPRRNGDRHVYEMSCLAIDIRDTVGKLPIPHIPTEFFQLRIGLHTGPCAAGVVGYKMPRYCLFGDSVNTASRMESTGKRGYTNHVTLKSFIKDHTHNIT; encoded by the exons ATGCCGCTTTGTGGTAAGAAGAGACACGTGGTGTGGCCGACAGACAGCATACCTGCAGCTACGACAAACATCGAAGATACTAACCGAAACGACAAAGAGAATACAACTGACAAGATAGGATATCACCGAACTCCAAAGAGATCAGTCAAACAAGGACTCTCCAAGTACAACCGTACCGTAAAAATGGTCATCCTAGCTCTATTTCCTATCACGGCATTACTTATCTGTGCACTGCTCATCTTGACACAGGCCTCTCATAGCGCTAGGGTGTTTGGTCAGGTTCGGAGTTTGATTGCAGATAATCTCGACCAGGTTGGAGATCTCGTACATAGGTTACAGATAGAGAGAGGTACCACAGTCCTATATCTGTCCTCGAACAGAGATGCCTCTGTACTCCAAAAATTGGAGAGAACCTATCGGGACTCTGACGAAACAATGGACAATGTATCTAATTGGAGATCGCTTAACATCTCCGACAAAGAAAATTTaccttttcattattttgaatcTAAGGATACCTTTAAGCAACATATTCGTGAATACCGTAACAATGTAAGCATCGATGTTCAGAATATCCGACCTCCGCTAGAATTCTATACTGAAGCGGTCGACAAAATTATTGAGTGGTTTTGGGAGGACTTCTCTCAGTACGATAATGGTAATGAATGGTCAAACTTAGTTGCCTATCAGTTGGTCATTTTAGCCAAAGAACAACTTGGCGTCGAGCTTGCTCTCGGTGGGAAGTTTTTCGCTTCAGGTGGTTTTGAAAATTCAATTGATTACTTGGCCTACATGAATCGATCAATTAGGGGTGATTCGTTCTTAGAAGAATCTGGGCTATTTTCCGAAGATGTAGAAGTTTTTTGTATCACTTCAATTTTCCAAAGTGAATTGTATCCCCAAATCACGAATCTGCGCTTAGAAATCGCCAATAGTAATCATACGATCATTGATCCAAATGTAGATAAAGGTAGTGCGTGGTTTGAGGTCATGACGCAGTACATAGATCTTTTGCTACAAATTCAGTATTTATTAACTGATATTATAAACAGACGGTTAGCGGTAGAGATATCATTTAGAGAAAGAGAAGTCGTCTTCGCCTCTTTACTGTTAATCGCGAGCGTCATCGTTGCACCTATTATTCTCCAAAGGATAGTTTATCAAACCAGACAAATTGAAGACATCGCTACCACACTGAACCATCAAACGGTTCAATTAAACGAAGAGAAAACTCGCGCGGATAAACTGCTCTACCAAATGCTCCCAGTTGAGGTTGCCGAAACTCTCAAAACCTCCTGGAATGTTGCCGCGGAGGCATTTGAACAGGCCACTATATTCTTCTCTGATGTCGTGAACTTTACCAACCTGTGTGCAGAGTGTACACCAATGCAG GTTGTCATCATGTTGAATACTCTCTACCAGACACTGGACGCTAAAATAGAAATATACGACGTGTACAAAATAGAGACGATTGGAGATGCCTACGTAGTGGTTTCAG GCGTTCCAAGAAGAAATGGTGACCGCCATGTTTACGAAATGAGTTGCCTTGCTATTGACATCCGGGATACCGTTGGCAAGCTTCCCATCCCTCATATTCCGACAGAGTTCTTTCAGCTCCGGATTGGTCTCCATACAG gACCGTGTGCTGCAGGTGTTGTCGGCTATAAAATGCCTCGCTACTGTTTATTCGGGGATTCTGTAAACACAGCCTCAAGAATGGAGTCAACCGGAAAACGTGGGTATACAAATCACGTGACACTGAAAAGTTTTATCAAAGATCACACACATAACATAACGTGA